The Litchfieldia alkalitelluris genome has a window encoding:
- a CDS encoding ABC transporter ATP-binding protein, which translates to MDYVVEMLNIRKEFPGIVANDNISLSLKKGEIHALLGENGAGKSTLMGVLFGMYQPERGVVKVNGEEVRISNPNVANRLGIGMVHQHFKLVDNFTVTENIILGSEPLKGIVLDIDKAAKRIEELSKHYGLNVDPHAKIEEISVGMQQRVEIMKMLYREAQVLILDEPTAVLTPNEIEELMKIMRNLIKEGKSIIIITHKLKEIKAVADRCTVIRRGKSIGTVSVAESSEASLAEMMVGRHVSFKVEKEESKPGKIVLEVESISVKNNRKVMGLKEFSLQVKAGEIVGVAGVEGNGQTELVEAITGLRKAESGRILLNGEEVTNISIRQRIEKGMGHIPEDRHKRGLVLDYTLQNNMVLEIYNKSPFSKYGLLNPTAIRNYAKKILENFDVRSGEGASSIARTLSGGNQQKAIIGRELELNPDLLIAVQPTRGLDVGSIEYIHKRLIEHRDNGKAVLLVSLELDEVLQLSDRIAIVNNGELVGTVIASETNENEVGLMMAGVSKERSV; encoded by the coding sequence ATGGATTATGTTGTTGAGATGCTAAATATTCGTAAAGAATTTCCGGGCATTGTAGCAAATGATAATATTTCCCTTTCGTTAAAGAAAGGTGAAATACATGCTTTATTAGGAGAAAATGGAGCGGGAAAATCAACATTAATGGGTGTTTTATTTGGAATGTACCAACCTGAACGAGGAGTAGTTAAAGTTAACGGAGAAGAAGTTCGTATTTCTAATCCCAATGTGGCAAATCGTCTTGGTATTGGAATGGTACATCAGCATTTTAAACTCGTAGATAATTTTACGGTTACTGAAAACATTATTTTAGGCAGTGAGCCTTTAAAGGGAATCGTACTTGATATAGATAAAGCGGCAAAAAGAATAGAGGAATTGTCCAAGCATTATGGGTTAAATGTTGATCCACATGCGAAAATTGAAGAGATTTCAGTAGGTATGCAACAAAGAGTAGAAATTATGAAGATGCTTTATCGTGAAGCTCAAGTGCTAATTCTTGATGAGCCTACAGCGGTTCTTACACCTAATGAAATTGAAGAATTAATGAAGATTATGCGTAATCTTATTAAAGAAGGAAAATCTATTATCATCATTACTCATAAACTAAAAGAAATTAAGGCAGTAGCTGATCGTTGTACAGTTATTCGTCGTGGGAAGTCGATTGGAACTGTTAGTGTCGCTGAGTCTAGTGAAGCAAGTTTGGCTGAAATGATGGTTGGTCGTCATGTTTCTTTTAAGGTTGAAAAAGAAGAAAGTAAACCAGGGAAAATTGTATTAGAAGTTGAGTCAATTTCTGTTAAAAATAATCGAAAAGTAATGGGATTAAAGGAATTTTCTCTTCAAGTGAAGGCTGGCGAGATTGTTGGTGTTGCCGGAGTTGAAGGTAATGGACAGACAGAGCTAGTGGAAGCGATTACAGGGCTTAGAAAGGCTGAGTCAGGTAGAATCTTATTGAATGGCGAAGAAGTAACTAATATTTCAATTCGTCAGAGGATTGAAAAGGGAATGGGACATATACCGGAAGATAGACATAAACGTGGATTAGTTTTGGATTATACATTACAAAATAATATGGTTTTAGAAATCTATAATAAGTCTCCTTTCTCGAAGTATGGTTTATTAAATCCAACTGCAATTCGTAACTATGCAAAAAAAATCCTAGAAAACTTTGATGTTAGATCTGGTGAGGGTGCTTCATCTATCGCTAGAACTTTATCAGGCGGAAATCAGCAGAAGGCAATTATTGGGAGGGAACTTGAACTTAATCCTGATTTGTTAATAGCTGTACAACCAACACGTGGATTGGATGTAGGCTCTATAGAATATATCCATAAGAGATTAATTGAACATAGAGATAATGGGAAAGCTGTACTTTTAGTTTCTCTTGAGTTAGATGAAGTACTCCAGCTTTCAGATAGAATAGCTATTGTTAATAATGGTGAACTTGTAGGAACTGTTATTGCTTCTGAAACAAATGAAAATGAAGTTGGATTGATGATGGCAGGGGTAAGTAAGGAGAGAAGTGTATGA
- a CDS encoding BMP family lipoprotein has protein sequence MKKNFLVLFVFALITVLAACGGNGEEGAAPDNGGDAEDALKVGMVTDAGTIDDKSFNQGTWEGILQASEELNVDEKYLKPAGTTEADYLKEIGNLYDAGYKFIVTPGFKFETAIFQAQDKYEDAKFVIIDGAPHAGDFAPVVKDNTVSVFFAEHESGFLAGVATALELKEGEAGFIGGMEIPAVQKFNWGFQQGLKYANENLGTNLSIKAENVIYQGSFDNAAAGGQIAAQMYDRGVNVIFTAAGGVGVGAINEAKTRAEGGEEAWIVGVDVDQYADGIYEGDKSVILTSAMKKLDAVAFDMIKQELDGNFPGGQTLTFDTKNAGVGIPAENPNLSEDTVSQVADINEKISAGEITISSEQGDLFK, from the coding sequence ATGAAAAAGAATTTTCTTGTATTATTTGTTTTTGCATTAATTACTGTTTTAGCGGCATGTGGAGGTAACGGCGAAGAAGGCGCTGCTCCTGATAACGGTGGAGATGCGGAAGATGCTCTTAAAGTAGGTATGGTTACTGATGCTGGTACAATCGATGACAAGTCATTTAACCAAGGTACATGGGAAGGTATTTTACAAGCTAGTGAAGAACTTAATGTAGATGAAAAGTACCTAAAGCCAGCTGGAACTACAGAAGCTGACTACCTAAAAGAAATTGGTAACTTATATGATGCTGGATACAAATTTATTGTAACTCCTGGTTTTAAATTTGAAACAGCAATTTTTCAGGCTCAAGATAAATATGAAGATGCTAAGTTTGTTATAATCGACGGTGCTCCACACGCTGGTGATTTCGCGCCAGTAGTAAAGGACAACACAGTTTCTGTTTTCTTTGCAGAGCATGAGTCAGGTTTCTTAGCTGGTGTTGCTACTGCTCTTGAATTAAAAGAGGGTGAAGCAGGATTTATCGGTGGTATGGAAATTCCAGCTGTTCAAAAGTTTAACTGGGGCTTCCAACAAGGTCTTAAGTATGCAAACGAAAACTTAGGTACAAACCTTAGCATTAAAGCTGAAAATGTTATTTACCAAGGTTCATTTGATAATGCTGCAGCTGGTGGACAAATCGCTGCTCAAATGTATGATCGTGGTGTAAATGTAATCTTCACTGCTGCTGGTGGTGTTGGTGTTGGAGCGATTAATGAAGCAAAAACTCGTGCTGAAGGCGGAGAAGAAGCTTGGATTGTTGGTGTTGACGTAGACCAATATGCAGATGGAATCTATGAAGGCGACAAATCAGTTATCTTAACTTCGGCAATGAAGAAATTAGATGCAGTTGCATTTGATATGATCAAACAAGAACTTGATGGAAACTTCCCTGGTGGTCAAACACTAACGTTCGATACTAAGAATGCTGGTGTAGGGATCCCTGCTGAAAATCCTAACTTAAGCGAAGATACTGTTTCTCAAGTTGCTGATATTAACGAAAAGATTAGTGCAGGAGAAATTACTATCTCTTCTGAACAAGGAGACTTATTTAAGTAA
- a CDS encoding GntR family transcriptional regulator, with translation MSIKLDNRHLYLQVIDRIKTDIEHGFYKEKEKLPSEFDLAKSLGVSRATLREALRILEEENVVIRRHGVGTFVNAKPLFTSGIEQLNSVTDMILQAGMTPGTIFLSSIVGHASDEDIKRFSCEKQDQVVMIERVRTANGEPVIYCIDKIPHDIFSDHFSHQEESLLDYIHKKTGRKITYAVTHIEPLGYHDKISPILNCEPETALLVLKQMHYDENDEPVLYSLNYFKSDKFDFHVVRKKI, from the coding sequence ATGTCCATTAAGTTAGACAACAGACATTTGTACTTACAGGTGATTGATCGAATTAAAACAGACATTGAACATGGATTTTATAAGGAAAAGGAAAAACTTCCTTCAGAATTCGATCTTGCAAAAAGCCTAGGAGTAAGTCGTGCAACTTTAAGAGAAGCACTAAGAATCCTTGAAGAAGAAAATGTTGTAATTAGAAGACATGGTGTAGGAACTTTTGTCAATGCTAAACCTCTTTTCACTTCAGGAATAGAGCAATTAAATAGTGTAACGGATATGATTCTACAAGCTGGCATGACACCAGGTACAATATTTTTATCTTCTATTGTAGGACATGCATCTGATGAAGATATCAAAAGGTTTTCGTGTGAAAAACAGGACCAGGTTGTAATGATCGAAAGAGTTAGGACTGCTAATGGAGAACCTGTTATCTATTGTATTGATAAAATACCTCATGATATATTTTCTGATCATTTTTCACATCAGGAGGAATCTTTACTTGATTACATACATAAAAAAACGGGTAGAAAGATTACCTATGCAGTAACTCATATTGAACCATTAGGTTATCATGACAAGATTTCACCAATATTAAATTGCGAACCAGAAACCGCATTATTAGTATTAAAACAAATGCATTATGATGAAAATGACGAACCAGTTCTATATTCACTAAATTATTTCAAGTCTGATAAGTTTGATTTTCATGTAGTAAGGAAGAAAATATAA
- a CDS encoding FtsK/SpoIIIE family DNA translocase: MSKQKKKHKKRKEEWKQTLKFELIGLSLLAITCIGLSKLGTAGAVLVNFFRFFIGEWSILGLIGLLFISGFLIWKRSWPTLLNRKLFGIYLITSSILLLSHVTLFRLLSNDGTFVQPSVILKTWQLFWDQQAGLTSTNDLGGGMIGAILFAASYFLFDESGTKIISIFLIVIGVILVTGKSLSETLIKVVNPVASYFKDQWKSFIEDAKEWFSQFSKQQKSRKDKKRAKDKKDKKTKDNNTVNESTLSNNEEVVELPLEEVEVSTPIISNFADRAYESEEKKKSQDEIHNDETSEKILPITFTGVENFDYELPPLTLLSPPKQNNQSTEHENIYENARKLERTFQSFGVKAKVTKVHLGPAVTKYEVYPDVGVKVSKIVNLSDDLALALAAKDIRIEAPIPGKSAIGIEVPNMEVAMVSLREVIDVKENSRPDAKLLIGLGRDISGEAVSAELNKMPHLLVAGATGSGKSVCINGIIISILMRAKPHEVKMMMIDPKMVELNMYNGIPHLLAPVVTDPKKASQALKKVVNEMERRYELFSHSGTRNIEGYNDYIKRHNEEEEAKQPTLPYIVVIVDELADLMMVASSDVEDSITRLAQMARAAGIHLIIATQRPSVDVITGVIKANIPSRIAFSVSSQTDSRTILDMGGAEKLLGRGDMLFLPVGASKPVRVQGAFLSDHEVEEIVDFVIAQQKAQYQEEMIPQDVSEPVEEIEDDLYDEAVQLIIEMQTASVSMLQRRFRIGYTRAARLIDAMEVRGIVGPYEGSKPRTVLVSGQSEDVGS; encoded by the coding sequence ATGTCAAAACAAAAAAAGAAACATAAAAAAAGAAAAGAAGAATGGAAACAAACATTAAAATTCGAACTTATTGGGTTAAGTTTGTTGGCCATCACATGTATTGGACTATCAAAACTCGGAACAGCCGGAGCAGTACTAGTAAACTTTTTTCGTTTTTTTATTGGTGAATGGTCAATTTTAGGTCTTATTGGTTTGCTTTTTATTTCGGGATTTCTGATATGGAAAAGATCATGGCCAACACTTTTAAATAGGAAATTATTTGGAATTTATTTAATTACTTCTTCAATTCTTCTGTTAAGTCATGTGACCCTTTTTAGGTTGCTTTCAAATGATGGTACATTTGTACAACCAAGTGTTATTCTTAAAACTTGGCAGTTATTTTGGGATCAGCAAGCAGGTTTAACAAGTACAAATGATTTAGGGGGAGGAATGATAGGGGCAATTCTTTTTGCTGCTTCTTATTTTCTCTTTGATGAATCAGGCACAAAAATTATTTCAATATTTTTAATCGTAATCGGTGTTATTCTTGTTACTGGAAAATCATTGAGTGAGACCTTGATAAAAGTTGTAAATCCTGTCGCATCCTACTTTAAAGATCAATGGAAATCATTTATTGAAGATGCAAAAGAATGGTTTAGTCAATTCTCAAAACAACAAAAAAGTAGAAAAGACAAAAAACGGGCCAAAGATAAGAAAGATAAAAAGACTAAGGATAATAATACAGTTAATGAATCTACTTTAAGTAATAACGAAGAAGTTGTTGAGCTTCCTTTAGAAGAAGTTGAGGTTAGCACGCCAATCATTTCAAATTTTGCTGATAGAGCCTATGAAAGTGAAGAAAAAAAGAAATCGCAAGATGAAATACATAATGATGAGACTAGTGAAAAAATATTGCCTATTACTTTCACTGGAGTTGAGAATTTTGACTATGAGCTACCTCCATTAACTCTTTTGAGTCCACCAAAGCAGAACAATCAAAGTACAGAGCATGAGAATATATATGAAAATGCTCGTAAGTTAGAGAGAACCTTTCAGAGTTTTGGGGTGAAGGCAAAAGTAACAAAAGTTCATTTAGGTCCTGCGGTTACTAAATATGAGGTATATCCAGATGTTGGTGTTAAGGTAAGTAAAATTGTGAATTTAAGCGACGATCTTGCTCTTGCATTGGCTGCCAAGGACATCAGAATTGAGGCTCCAATCCCTGGAAAGTCTGCGATTGGAATTGAAGTCCCAAATATGGAAGTGGCAATGGTCTCTTTAAGAGAAGTTATTGATGTAAAGGAGAATAGCCGTCCAGATGCTAAGTTATTGATTGGACTAGGTCGTGATATATCTGGTGAAGCAGTGTCAGCCGAACTTAACAAAATGCCACATTTACTTGTTGCAGGTGCAACAGGTAGCGGGAAGAGCGTATGTATAAATGGGATAATAATAAGCATTCTTATGAGGGCAAAACCACATGAAGTAAAAATGATGATGATTGATCCGAAAATGGTTGAATTGAATATGTATAATGGTATCCCTCATTTACTTGCACCAGTAGTAACAGACCCTAAGAAAGCTTCGCAAGCATTAAAAAAAGTTGTTAATGAAATGGAACGGAGATATGAGCTTTTTTCACATAGTGGAACGAGAAACATTGAAGGGTATAATGATTATATAAAAAGGCATAATGAGGAAGAAGAAGCAAAACAACCAACTTTGCCTTATATTGTTGTTATTGTGGACGAGTTGGCAGATTTAATGATGGTCGCGTCATCAGATGTAGAGGATTCGATTACAAGGTTAGCACAAATGGCAAGAGCAGCTGGAATTCATTTGATCATTGCAACACAACGACCATCTGTTGATGTTATAACTGGAGTTATTAAGGCTAACATACCATCTAGAATTGCGTTTAGTGTATCATCTCAAACAGATTCTAGGACAATCCTTGATATGGGTGGTGCAGAAAAACTACTTGGAAGAGGAGATATGTTATTCCTACCGGTTGGTGCTTCTAAGCCTGTCCGTGTTCAAGGTGCATTTTTATCAGATCATGAAGTAGAGGAGATTGTTGACTTTGTTATTGCGCAACAAAAAGCTCAATATCAAGAAGAAATGATACCTCAGGATGTTTCAGAGCCGGTTGAAGAAATAGAAGATGATCTATATGATGAGGCTGTTCAATTAATCATTGAAATGCAAACTGCTTCAGTTTCAATGCTTCAAAGACGTTTTAGAATTGGATATACAAGGGCAGCTAGATTAATAGACGCTATGGAAGTAAGAGGAATTGTAGGTCCGTATGAAGGTAGTAAGCCAAGAACAGTATTAGTATCAGGCCAAAGTGAAGATGTAGGATCATGA